One genomic region from Papaver somniferum cultivar HN1 unplaced genomic scaffold, ASM357369v1 unplaced-scaffold_24, whole genome shotgun sequence encodes:
- the LOC113341092 gene encoding cytochrome b-c1 complex subunit 7-2-like: MASTLLKTFLDPKKNWLAGVHKKAIANRLTHYGLRYDDLYDPLMDLDIKEALNRLPVEVVDARNQRLKRAMDLSMKHEYLSPELQKMQTPFRTYLSDMLALVKRENAEREALGALPLYQRQIP, from the exons ATGGCGTCGACACTGTTGAAAACCTTCCTGGATCCAAAGAAGAACTGGTTAGCTGGTGTTCACAAGAAAGCCATAGCTAATCGTCTCACTCACTACG gtCTTCGATATGACGATCTATATGATCCATTGATGGATTTGGATATCAAAGAAGCTTTAAATCGTCTACCTGTTGAAGTCGTTGATGCAAGGAATCAACGTCTTAAACGTGCCATGGATCTGTCTATGAAACACGAGTACCTTTCTCCAGAATTGCAG AAAATGCAGACACCATTCAGGACCTATCTTAGTGATATGTTGGCCCTG GTAAAGAGGGAGAATGCAGAGCGTGAGGCACTTGGAGCTTTACCTCTCTACCAGAGACAAATCCCGTaa